From the Drechmeria coniospora strain ARSEF 6962 chromosome 02, whole genome shotgun sequence genome, the window GGGCAGGTCGAACCTTTGACGAGCTGGATTCTGGAGAGTACTGCAGGCACCGCGTTAGATCAATCCCCACATCCACAAGAATCGAAAACTCACCCATCGTCCGCCATCCAGGATGGTCGATGAGACCATGCCTCCTCCACCAGAACAGGCGTGATTGGAGCCAACATGCGAAGAAATCCAACGAAAATGGGTTCAAGTGCgcccccgccgtcgccgcagtACAGCCGATCCTTGAGTGCCTCGAGGTAAAACGCAGAGAGGTCTGTGGCGACCCATCGGTTTATCAGGCCGGTAGCCTTGTGAAATTCGTACCGGTTGGCATCATCCCAAACTCGATCCATCGTGTCCGTCAACTGCATCAGGGCGATTTGGTCGAGCTTCGTAAGGGGCGCCTGGCGGGCCGACTGATGGAGCGAGCCAAGGATCATCTTCAAGATGGTACGATACTTGACGAGGGCGTTGTGGACCGGCGCCAGTATGGATGGTCCTACCAGGATGTCGGACGTGTAGTCGCTGCTCGCTGCCCACAAACGCAACATGTCTGGCCCCAAGGCATCGAATCTAGGTCCATCGGTGCCCGCGCCTTTCCCCTTGATCGGAGGCAGCAGCTGGCCGTCCATAATCTCATCGGGGCGTATGGTATTTCCCTGCGACTTGGACATCTTCttgccatcggcgtcgagggtAAAACCGTGCGTGATGAGGGTCTTGAACGGCGGCGCAACCTCGTTGTCCATTTTGCCGGCAGCCTTTTGGGCGGCGGTGTACGTCAACAAGCTGGACTGAAACCAGCCTCGGTGCTGATCGGAGCCCTCCACGTACATGTCTGCTTGACCATCAACCTCTGTCCAGCTGCTCCCGCTATCGAACCAGACATCCATCGTGTCCGTGCCTCGTCGATAGCTTCCCGCGAGGGCGGGGGGCACCCAAGCAGGATCGTCAGGTGCATCGGAGAACCATGCGTCTGCCGTGCGTTCCCTCATCACGGAAATGATGTGCCTAACCGTGTCATCCGTCATGACGGAGGTCCCGCCGGCGTCGTACAAGGCGGGAATTGGGACACCCCACGAACGCTGGCGGGATATGCACCACTCACTTCTACCCTTGACAAAACTCTCCAGACGATTCTTGCCGAACTCGGGCACGAAGGAGACCTGGTCCAGTGCTTCCAGGGAGCCTTCTTTGATGCTACCCACGTCGGCAAACCATTGTGCCGTGGCTCTCACGACGACCGGCTGCTTCGTTCGCCAGTCGTACGGATATTTGTGGCACAACTTGTGAACGCCCAAGACGTCCTCCCCGACAAGCCCCAGAACGGCTTGGCTGCCCCCCTCCAGGATAGGCGGCGCGGATGTGAGAAGCTCCGGCTGATCAGGGTAGGCATCGTCCGTAAAGCGTCCTTCATCGGTGATGGGCGCAAAAGCATGGATACCTAGTCTGGAGCAAACTTCGTAGTCATCTTGGCCATGCCCAGGAGCCAGGTGCACGAGGCCAGTTCCGGAATCAGCCGACACGAAGTCGGCGTGGATGATGGGCTGCTCTGGTGCACCCTTGCCGGCCAGCTTGTTCCGATACTTGAGGCCGGTAAGCAGGGATCCCGGGATGGCAGAAACCAACACTTCGAAGTCGTGAATATATTCTCGCATCGCCTCGACCCTGCCATCTGCAACAAGAAGGGCATTCTTTCCGACTCGCAGGACGGAGTACCCAACGTCATCATGCACGGCAATGGCCTTGTTGGCCGGAAGAGTCCAAGGGGTTGTTGTCCAAATGACGGCAAAGAGCGGGCCGCCAAAGTTTGCCAAATCTGTGATTCTGCTGCTGTGGGAAACGATGGGGAACTTGACGTACGCTGCGTGCGACACGTGATCGTCCCTGTATTCGAGTTCCGCCTCAGCGAGCGCCGTCCCCGACGATATTGACCAGAAGACTGGTTTGTGTTTGCGATAGATAAGCCCATGGCGAACCATCTTCTGGAAAACTTGCAGTTGCCGTATCTCAAACTCGCGATCCATTGTCGTCCAGCTGTTTCCCCAATCCGCCATGACTGCAAACGATTGGAATCCTTTCATCTGGTCCTTCATCGCCTTGCTCGCAAGCCGCCTCGCAACTCCTCGGACCTTGACGGGACTCAATCCTCTTGCTGGACTACCACCAAGGGCATTCATCTCGATAGGAAGGCCGTGGCAATCCCAACCAGGTCTGTAAATCACCCGCTTTCCATTTTGAACCTGGACCCGTAGTATCATGTCCTTGAGGATCTTGTTGATTGCATGGCCGATATGCAGCGCCCCATTGGCGTACGGTGGACCATCGTGGAGTATAAAGGGATCAGCGGGTGGCCGGTGAGCCGTCTGCCACTGA encodes:
- a CDS encoding isoleucine-tRNA ligase → MCRVLPPSWAKPVARPNPKLRQQFLRSCTEDLYQWQTAHRPPADPFILHDGPPYANGALHIGHAINKILKDMILRVQVQNGKRVIYRPGWDCHGLPIEMNALGGSPARGLSPVKVRGVARRLASKAMKDQMKGFQSFAVMADWGNSWTTMDREFEIRQLQVFQKMVRHGLIYRKHKPVFWSISSGTALAEAELEYRDDHVSHAAYVKFPIVSHSSRITDLANFGGPLFAVIWTTTPWTLPANKAIAVHDDVGYSVLRVGKNALLVADGRVEAMREYIHDFEVLVSAIPGSLLTGLKYRNKLAGKGAPEQPIIHADFVSADSGTGLVHLAPGHGQDDYEVCSRLGIHAFAPITDEGRFTDDAYPDQPELLTSAPPILEGGSQAVLGLVGEDVLGVHKLCHKYPYDWRTKQPVVVRATAQWFADVGSIKEGSLEALDQVSFVPEFGKNRLESFVKGRSEWCISRQRSWGVPIPALYDAGGTSVMTDDTVRHIISVMRERTADAWFSDAPDDPAWVPPALAGSYRRGTDTMDVWFDSGSSWTEVDGQADMYVEGSDQHRGWFQSSLLTYTAAQKAAGKMDNEVAPPFKTLITHGFTLDADGKKMSKSQGNTIRPDEIMDGQLLPPIKGKGAGTDGPRFDALGPDMLRLWAASSDYTSDILVGPSILAPVHNALVKYRTILKMILGSLHQSARQAPLTKLDQIALMQLTDTMDRVWDDANRYEFHKATGLINRWVATDLSAFYLEALKDRLYCGDGGGALEPIFVGFLRMLAPITPVLVEEAWSHRPSWMADDGTLQNPARQRFDLPVIDSSRLTVDQGRLRQDVPVLLSVHDAVKAGLGQAREAKAVGSSLQCSVTITTGDRTIASVLESYMDELDTMFVVSNVDLNVATADAPGWCYSKNFDVQGETKGTVHVFPPKQDKCPRCWRYLADEAESLCGRCEEVVGAMGGAA